The Streptococcus sp. VT 162 genome has a window encoding:
- a CDS encoding phosphoglycerate mutase — translation MVKLVFARHGESEWNKANLFTGWADVDLSEKGTQQAIDAGKLIKEAGIEFDQAYTSVLKRAIKTTNLALEASDQLWVPVEKSWRLNERHYGGLTGKNKAEAAEQFGDEQVHIWRRSYDVLPPNMDRDDEHSAHTDRRYASLDDSVIPDAENLKVTLERALPFWEDKIAPALKDGKNVFVGAHGNSIRALVKHIKRLSDDEIMDVEIPNFPPLVFEFDEKLNVVSEYYLGK, via the coding sequence ATGGTAAAATTGGTTTTTGCTCGCCACGGTGAGTCTGAATGGAACAAAGCTAACCTTTTCACTGGTTGGGCTGATGTTGATTTGTCTGAAAAAGGAACACAACAAGCGATTGACGCTGGTAAATTGATCAAAGAAGCTGGTATCGAATTTGACCAAGCTTACACTTCAGTATTGAAACGTGCGATCAAAACAACAAACTTGGCTCTTGAAGCTTCTGACCAATTGTGGGTTCCAGTTGAAAAATCATGGCGCTTGAACGAACGTCACTACGGTGGTTTGACTGGTAAAAACAAGGCTGAAGCTGCTGAACAGTTTGGTGATGAGCAAGTTCACATCTGGCGTCGTTCATACGATGTATTGCCTCCAAACATGGACCGTGATGATGAGCATTCAGCTCACACTGACCGTCGTTACGCTTCACTTGACGACTCAGTTATCCCAGATGCTGAAAACTTGAAAGTGACTTTGGAACGTGCCCTTCCATTCTGGGAAGACAAAATCGCTCCAGCACTTAAAGATGGTAAAAACGTATTCGTAGGAGCTCACGGTAACTCAATCCGTGCCCTTGTAAAACACATCAAACGCTTGTCAGATGATGAAATCATGGACGTGGAAATCCCTAACTTCCCACCATTGGTATTCGAATTTGACGAAAAATTGAACGTAGTTTCTGAATACTACCTTGGAAAATAA
- a CDS encoding alpha/beta hydrolase: protein MTLSINNEFDWEGIQVKISLPSTYDPNQTYPAILLNDGNLNFLSSLSESVILVGLTSKNRLDDYTPWKASALRDGAPDFGGQANAYHGHLFGGLLDKLQSLYRLDKNRLAYGGYSLGGLAAVYSLFSFDKVSCIFSICGSFWYPDFVTYCKEEKVKKLDCLLYLQNGQTEGAHHINRLAQAPVYAEQIHTSLQKHYPTGQFVFDPYGHHEQVAERFLTFSNWLAQKWKIA from the coding sequence ATGACTTTATCAATAAATAATGAGTTTGATTGGGAAGGGATTCAAGTTAAGATCAGCCTTCCTTCGACCTATGATCCCAACCAAACCTATCCAGCTATTCTCTTGAATGATGGAAACTTGAATTTTCTATCTTCCCTTTCAGAATCTGTGATTTTAGTGGGCTTGACCTCTAAAAATCGCCTAGATGACTACACTCCCTGGAAGGCATCTGCTTTAAGGGATGGGGCTCCAGATTTTGGTGGTCAGGCAAATGCCTATCATGGTCATTTATTTGGAGGTCTTTTAGACAAGCTGCAGTCGCTTTATCGCCTGGACAAAAATCGCCTTGCCTATGGAGGTTACTCACTAGGTGGTCTAGCAGCAGTATACAGTCTTTTCAGCTTTGACAAGGTCTCCTGTATCTTCTCTATCTGTGGTTCCTTTTGGTATCCTGATTTTGTGACTTATTGCAAGGAAGAAAAGGTGAAAAAATTGGACTGTTTACTGTATTTACAGAATGGTCAAACAGAGGGAGCCCATCATATCAATCGCTTGGCTCAAGCACCAGTCTATGCTGAGCAGATTCATACCAGTCTTCAGAAACACTATCCGACTGGTCAGTTTGTCTTTGATCCCTATGGGCATCATGAGCAAGTGGCTGAACGATTCCTAACCTTTTCCAACTGGTTGGCCCAAAAATGGAAAATTGCATAA
- a CDS encoding Fe3+-siderophore ABC transporter permease codes for MLSKFSGSRQNVKFVLFLGILLSVLGISLFLAVSMGSVAINLGDTYRIILSRLGFPLEIGEVSKSTLAIVWNMRFPRVLLGLIVGAGLSMCGSVMQSTVNNPIAEPYVLGISAGATLGATLSIILGLKVMISLGAFLGAILATIAVLIIASMQGRMTTSSLILSGTVVNALFLAFSNFIISVGANADSVMTIKFWTMGSLAGTTWSGIVLPTIVVGLAFLFFSTQYRVFNAMMMGDEAALTLGIPLRFYWYLYVTMVAVLTAVLVATCGIIGFVGLITPHLARGLVGTNYRRLFPVATLLGALFVIWADVLSRVIIPNAELPIGIFTALVGAPFFIYIVGGRRREVRT; via the coding sequence ATGCTTTCCAAATTTTCTGGAAGCCGACAGAACGTAAAATTTGTGTTGTTTTTGGGTATTTTGCTAAGTGTTTTAGGAATTTCACTTTTTCTAGCTGTTTCTATGGGGTCCGTAGCGATTAATTTAGGAGATACCTATCGGATTATTTTGAGCAGGTTGGGTTTTCCTCTTGAGATAGGAGAGGTTTCCAAGTCTACTCTTGCCATTGTATGGAACATGAGATTCCCCCGAGTATTGTTAGGTCTGATAGTAGGGGCTGGTCTTTCTATGTGTGGCAGCGTGATGCAGTCTACAGTGAACAATCCTATCGCTGAGCCCTATGTTTTAGGAATTTCTGCGGGTGCAACTCTAGGGGCAACTTTGAGCATCATTCTTGGTTTAAAAGTGATGATTAGCCTTGGAGCTTTTCTTGGAGCTATTTTGGCAACCATCGCTGTCCTCATCATTGCCTCTATGCAGGGCAGGATGACGACTTCTAGTCTGATCTTATCAGGAACGGTGGTCAATGCTCTCTTTCTGGCATTTTCCAACTTTATTATCTCAGTTGGCGCTAATGCGGACAGTGTGATGACCATTAAGTTTTGGACCATGGGTTCGCTTGCTGGAACTACTTGGTCTGGCATAGTCCTGCCAACTATAGTAGTAGGATTGGCCTTTCTATTTTTCTCTACCCAGTATCGTGTTTTTAATGCGATGATGATGGGAGATGAGGCTGCTTTAACTTTGGGAATTCCCTTACGCTTCTATTGGTATCTTTATGTGACCATGGTGGCTGTGCTGACAGCTGTCTTAGTGGCAACCTGTGGGATTATTGGATTTGTTGGTCTCATTACTCCTCACTTAGCTCGAGGGTTAGTAGGAACGAATTACAGGAGACTTTTTCCCGTTGCGACCTTACTGGGTGCCCTCTTTGTTATTTGGGCAGATGTACTCTCTCGTGTCATCATTCCCAATGCTGAGCTTCCAATTGGTATTTTCACAGCCTTAGTAGGTGCTCCCTTCTTTATTTACATTGTTGGAGGTAGGCGAAGGGAGGTGAGGACCTGA
- a CDS encoding acyl-phosphate glycerol 3-phosphate acyltransferase — protein sequence MFYTYLRGLVMLILWSINGNAHYHNTDKIPSRDENYILVAPHRTWWDPVYMAFATKPKQFIFMAKKELFNNRIFGWWIRMCGAFPIDREKPNASAIKYPINVLKKSDRSLIMFPSGSRHSNDVKGGVALIAKMAKVRIMPVTYTGPMTLKGLISRERVDMNFGNPIDISDIKKMNDEGIEMVADRIQAEFQRLDEETKQWHNDKKPNPLWWFVRIPALILAVLVGILTIIFTFIASFIWNPDKKREALG from the coding sequence ATGTTTTATACTTATTTGCGTGGACTAGTCATGCTGATCTTGTGGTCCATCAATGGCAATGCCCACTATCACAATACTGATAAAATCCCTAGCCGGGACGAAAACTATATCCTCGTCGCACCTCACCGTACCTGGTGGGATCCTGTTTACATGGCCTTTGCGACCAAGCCAAAACAGTTCATCTTTATGGCAAAAAAAGAGCTGTTTAACAACCGTATCTTTGGCTGGTGGATCCGTATGTGTGGCGCCTTTCCTATCGACCGAGAAAAACCTAATGCCTCTGCCATCAAGTACCCTATCAACGTCCTCAAAAAAAGCGACCGCTCTCTCATCATGTTTCCAAGTGGGAGCCGTCACTCAAACGATGTCAAGGGTGGCGTAGCCCTGATTGCCAAGATGGCTAAAGTCCGTATCATGCCTGTTACCTACACCGGTCCCATGACCTTGAAAGGCTTGATTAGCCGTGAACGTGTAGATATGAACTTTGGAAATCCAATCGATATCTCAGATATCAAGAAAATGAATGATGAAGGAATCGAAATGGTTGCAGACCGCATCCAAGCTGAATTCCAACGTTTAGACGAAGAAACCAAGCAATGGCACAATGATAAAAAACCAAACCCACTCTGGTGGTTTGTCCGCATCCCTGCCCTTATCCTTGCAGTGCTTGTTGGTATCCTAACGATTATCTTTACCTTTATTGCAAGCTTCATCTGGAATCCAGATAAGAAGAGAGAGGCTCTTGGTTAA
- a CDS encoding metal ABC transporter substrate-binding protein, with protein sequence MKKTLSILLLTVATLTMAACGNTTTEKTTTQSSTETSQKASTETTYPLTVKTYDAKGNEVEQVFEKAPEKVITNNLSTTEILLELGLKDKIAGMLNPDNAVTDKYKDAIATIPQIGDKKTVSQETVLSYEPDAVMGRNMMFSEKSLGTVSTWNENKIPVYTQKASLSTIQQDLGNIVEDIKNLGMIFNVQDKANEYAAQLQAKIDAVKKANPASQGEKKKALIMVAYNDETFGAYKSALQESLLNQLGYTNVATGTSGLTLENLVSMDPELIIYVTSDRNKKLDANAVELMKANEVLENVPAIKNQKIMTISYDELMDYGPAVIDSLEKINDFINK encoded by the coding sequence ATGAAAAAAACACTCAGTATTTTACTCTTAACAGTAGCTACCTTAACGATGGCAGCTTGTGGCAATACTACTACAGAAAAAACTACCACACAGTCTAGCACAGAAACAAGTCAAAAGGCCAGCACAGAGACGACTTATCCACTAACGGTCAAAACCTATGACGCTAAAGGGAATGAAGTTGAACAAGTTTTTGAGAAGGCACCTGAAAAAGTTATCACCAACAATCTGTCAACCACTGAAATCTTATTGGAGTTAGGCTTGAAGGATAAAATTGCTGGCATGCTTAACCCTGACAATGCTGTGACGGACAAATACAAGGATGCGATTGCGACGATTCCTCAAATTGGGGATAAAAAAACAGTCTCTCAAGAGACAGTCCTTTCTTATGAGCCAGATGCGGTGATGGGTCGAAACATGATGTTTTCTGAAAAATCCTTGGGGACAGTTAGCACTTGGAATGAAAATAAAATCCCAGTCTATACACAAAAAGCTTCTCTCTCGACAATTCAGCAAGATTTGGGAAATATCGTAGAAGATATCAAAAATCTTGGAATGATTTTCAATGTTCAGGACAAGGCTAATGAATACGCAGCCCAATTACAAGCTAAAATTGACGCTGTTAAGAAAGCAAACCCAGCAAGCCAAGGTGAAAAGAAAAAGGCTTTGATTATGGTTGCATATAATGACGAAACCTTTGGTGCTTACAAGTCTGCTTTGCAAGAGAGCTTGTTGAATCAACTTGGTTATACCAACGTTGCAACGGGAACATCAGGCTTGACCTTGGAAAATCTCGTGTCAATGGATCCTGAGTTGATTATCTATGTAACCAGCGACCGCAACAAAAAATTGGATGCCAATGCAGTAGAGTTGATGAAGGCAAATGAAGTTTTAGAAAACGTTCCTGCAATTAAGAATCAAAAAATCATGACCATTTCTTACGATGAGTTGATGGACTATGGTCCAGCAGTGATTGATTCCCTTGAGAAAATCAATGACTTTATCAATAAATAA
- a CDS encoding ATP-dependent dsDNA exonuclease: MRPVQLELTNFGPYRKEVINFTQFDHAPLFLIGGDTGAGKSTLFDAMTVALFATTSGDRNVEEMRSTFAGPEDDLTKVTFYFQQGNHLYRIERVLQQERGKRGGGTTIQKATASLVIVDKIGGQEIEKLGDKIKEVSDQIEQILGLNAEQFKQIILLPQNDFSRFLKEDSKTKTQILKKIFGTGIFDRFQKSLEERLRQSNKDMEKRQAQLDGHFASQVWSEEELAILAQTPAYEKLARLEELLAQRQDNLEEQKSILKEAHEDLAKLQKSLQTAQDVARIFQELDLAKERYRLEIEEGAQEQAEAKAHLEELQFAQGLQETISSLKEYQKQLFQLEQDLEIAQEALSAKWQSFEEVKAQKEALEAQKEDFLQRKEKLKAWEKDIIYAQSLAQEQEKIKRSRTNYKQLEETYQQASEVIESLNKSLSDLEANRLSLESLHEAEKLLQSVGYSVDKQLDQNLKDIEDLNQELAKTEKRHQRLSLEIDQAQEILKELEEQLSRSLESRRQLMIAQLQAELEDGQPCMVCGSLDHPKVDGTQANEVALKNLMDKVEALQVQKEKQVATLSNRQATLNEVETYHQGLLDQVAKVKLTLEKHYQELEEQVKGQFEFDFSEDYEAVRGKALLSAVENHYQELQKRYEKEEADLVHCQEELDKAQEKAIDLAKSYQEAKAALDQAKERLKDLQEAHPELESVEDYQERISLAKQELDLYNKVVKENGEANNQLRADIQGIKGQLEILTKSKEKTSQETKRLSAELDQSLMAEGALTNDLEQIQFWLLEVKKQAIPKIQAQLTSYQTLKQELQTQISKGQELLQNQEKPDLAALTQEVQTSQENYDNQRAQVSVIEKGLKDTTTTYQAAKTLQESSQEAFKAHQELSDLVKVVKGENTALTGRLNLEVYVIRQYFQQILDYANANYIGLLTDNRYSFVLSEEGRRARDHFGLDINVYDQLTGSERSVKSLSGGETFIAALAIALSLSEVVQNTSKGAVVEALFIDEGFGSLDKEALTKAIAVLEQIGENRMVGVISHVDDMKEGIAQQLSIIKSHDGSSYIKVMPKD, from the coding sequence ATGAGACCAGTCCAGTTAGAATTGACCAATTTTGGACCTTATCGTAAGGAAGTTATCAATTTTACCCAGTTTGACCACGCTCCCCTCTTTTTGATTGGTGGGGACACAGGGGCTGGTAAGAGTACTCTCTTTGATGCTATGACAGTTGCCTTGTTTGCAACGACCAGTGGCGATCGTAATGTCGAGGAGATGCGGTCGACCTTTGCTGGTCCAGAGGATGACTTGACCAAGGTGACTTTTTACTTCCAACAAGGCAACCACCTTTATCGCATTGAACGTGTTCTCCAGCAGGAGAGAGGCAAGCGAGGAGGTGGAACGACCATACAAAAGGCAACGGCTTCTCTTGTTATTGTGGATAAGATTGGTGGTCAAGAAATCGAAAAGCTCGGGGATAAAATCAAGGAAGTTAGTGATCAGATTGAGCAGATTTTGGGTCTCAATGCCGAGCAGTTCAAACAGATTATCCTTCTTCCTCAAAATGATTTCAGTCGTTTCTTGAAAGAAGATTCAAAGACCAAGACTCAAATTTTGAAGAAAATTTTTGGAACAGGTATTTTTGACCGCTTCCAAAAGAGCTTGGAAGAGCGTCTTCGTCAGAGCAATAAGGATATGGAGAAGCGCCAGGCTCAACTAGATGGCCATTTTGCCAGTCAGGTTTGGTCTGAGGAAGAATTAGCTATCTTGGCCCAAACACCAGCTTATGAAAAATTGGCACGTCTTGAAGAACTTTTGGCGCAACGGCAAGATAATCTTGAAGAGCAAAAAAGCATCTTAAAGGAAGCCCATGAGGATTTGGCTAAGCTGCAGAAGAGCTTGCAAACTGCACAAGATGTGGCAAGGATTTTCCAAGAATTGGATCTAGCCAAGGAGCGTTACCGTCTGGAAATTGAGGAAGGTGCTCAGGAACAGGCAGAAGCAAAAGCGCATCTGGAGGAATTGCAGTTTGCCCAAGGCTTGCAGGAAACCATTAGCAGTTTGAAGGAGTATCAGAAGCAGTTGTTTCAATTAGAACAAGACCTTGAAATCGCTCAAGAAGCACTAAGTGCTAAGTGGCAGTCTTTTGAGGAAGTTAAGGCTCAAAAAGAGGCACTGGAAGCTCAGAAGGAGGATTTTCTTCAAAGAAAAGAGAAACTGAAAGCGTGGGAAAAGGACATTATCTATGCCCAGAGTCTTGCCCAAGAGCAGGAGAAAATCAAACGTTCACGTACTAACTACAAGCAGTTGGAAGAAACCTATCAGCAGGCTTCGGAAGTGATTGAGTCTCTAAACAAGTCTTTGTCAGATTTGGAGGCCAATCGTCTTAGTTTAGAGAGTTTGCATGAGGCCGAAAAACTCCTCCAGTCTGTGGGTTACAGTGTGGATAAGCAACTGGATCAGAACCTAAAAGATATAGAGGACTTGAATCAGGAGTTGGCAAAGACCGAAAAACGTCATCAAAGGCTATCCTTGGAAATTGACCAAGCTCAAGAAATTCTCAAAGAATTGGAAGAGCAGTTAAGTAGGAGTCTAGAATCACGTCGTCAGCTCATGATTGCCCAGTTGCAGGCAGAATTAGAGGATGGTCAGCCCTGTATGGTCTGTGGTTCCTTGGATCATCCTAAGGTCGATGGTACACAGGCTAATGAAGTAGCTTTGAAGAATCTCATGGATAAGGTCGAGGCACTTCAAGTTCAAAAAGAAAAGCAAGTCGCTACTTTATCAAATCGTCAGGCTACTTTGAATGAAGTTGAGACTTACCATCAAGGTTTGCTGGACCAAGTGGCTAAAGTTAAGCTGACTCTTGAAAAACACTATCAAGAACTCGAAGAGCAAGTTAAGGGACAGTTTGAATTTGACTTTTCAGAGGATTATGAAGCTGTCCGAGGGAAAGCCTTGTTGAGTGCTGTTGAGAATCATTATCAAGAACTCCAAAAACGCTATGAGAAGGAAGAGGCAGACCTTGTCCATTGTCAAGAGGAGTTAGATAAGGCCCAAGAAAAAGCGATAGATTTGGCTAAGAGCTATCAAGAGGCCAAGGCAGCGCTTGACCAAGCTAAGGAGCGCCTAAAAGACTTGCAGGAAGCTCATCCAGAGCTGGAGTCTGTAGAGGATTATCAAGAACGAATTTCCCTTGCGAAGCAGGAGTTGGACCTCTATAATAAGGTAGTCAAGGAAAATGGTGAGGCCAACAACCAACTTCGTGCCGACATTCAAGGCATCAAGGGGCAACTTGAGATCTTGACCAAGTCTAAAGAAAAGACCAGTCAAGAAACGAAGCGTTTATCGGCTGAATTGGACCAAAGTCTTATGGCTGAAGGGGCGCTCACCAATGACCTAGAGCAAATCCAGTTTTGGCTACTTGAAGTGAAAAAGCAGGCTATTCCTAAGATTCAGGCCCAATTGACAAGTTACCAAACCCTTAAACAAGAATTGCAGACCCAGATTAGTAAGGGCCAAGAGCTTCTGCAAAATCAAGAAAAACCAGATTTGGCTGCTTTAACACAAGAGGTCCAAACTAGTCAGGAAAACTATGATAATCAACGGGCTCAGGTTTCTGTCATTGAGAAGGGGCTTAAGGATACGACGACTACCTACCAAGCAGCCAAAACCCTTCAAGAAAGTAGCCAAGAGGCCTTTAAGGCCCACCAAGAACTCAGCGATTTGGTTAAGGTGGTTAAGGGAGAAAATACTGCTCTGACTGGGCGTCTCAATCTTGAGGTCTATGTTATCCGTCAGTATTTCCAACAAATCTTAGACTATGCTAATGCCAACTACATTGGCCTCTTAACGGATAACCGCTATTCCTTTGTCTTGAGCGAGGAAGGGCGTAGGGCGCGTGATCACTTCGGTTTGGATATTAACGTCTATGACCAGCTGACAGGTAGTGAACGCTCCGTTAAATCCTTGTCTGGTGGTGAAACCTTTATCGCCGCACTGGCCATTGCCCTATCCCTCTCAGAAGTTGTGCAAAACACCAGCAAGGGTGCTGTCGTTGAAGCTCTCTTCATCGACGAAGGTTTCGGTTCGCTAGATAAGGAAGCCCTCACCAAGGCTATCGCGGTCCTAGAACAAATCGGTGAAAACCGTATGGTCGGTGTCATCAGTCACGTGGACGATATGAAAGAAGGTATTGCCCAACAACTCTCTATCATCAAGTCACACGATGGTAGTAGTTATATTAAGGTTATGCCGAAAGATTAG
- a CDS encoding 30S ribosomal protein S15 has protein sequence MAISKEKKNEIIAQYARHEGDTGSVEVQVAVLTWEINHLNEHIKQHKKDHATYRGLMKKIGRRRNLLAYLRKNDVNRYRELINSLGLRR, from the coding sequence ATGGCAATCTCAAAAGAGAAAAAAAATGAAATCATCGCACAATATGCACGTCACGAAGGTGATACAGGTTCAGTAGAGGTTCAAGTTGCTGTCCTTACTTGGGAAATCAACCACCTTAACGAACACATCAAACAACACAAAAAAGACCACGCTACTTACCGTGGATTGATGAAGAAAATCGGTCGCCGTCGTAACTTGCTTGCATACTTGCGTAAAAACGACGTTAACCGTTACCGTGAGTTAATCAACTCTCTTGGACTTCGTCGCTAA
- a CDS encoding ABC transporter, with the protein MDLICQDVHFGLGEKKILKGVSLKVEGHQFHTILGPNGSGKTSLLKLLYRQEKANKGLISLDGKPLEHWSLKETAKQMAVVTQFNQLQFDCTVEEIVLLGRTPHLSFLQKEKERDYAIVQDALVKVDMLEKKTRLYSSLSGGEKQRVLLARALAQEPTLLLLDEPTNHLDIKYQLDLLAIVKNLKVNVLAVLHDIQLACRYSDYLYLMKEGEILYQGTPKETITPESLQTVYGVQSQVTWTEDQQAMIHYL; encoded by the coding sequence ATGGACTTGATTTGTCAGGATGTCCACTTTGGACTAGGAGAGAAAAAAATCCTCAAAGGAGTTTCTCTTAAAGTTGAGGGGCATCAATTTCATACGATACTAGGGCCAAATGGAAGTGGAAAAACCAGTCTGCTTAAACTCCTCTATCGTCAGGAAAAGGCGAACAAAGGCTTGATAAGCCTAGATGGAAAGCCGCTGGAGCATTGGTCACTCAAAGAAACAGCCAAGCAAATGGCAGTTGTCACCCAGTTTAATCAATTGCAGTTTGATTGTACAGTTGAGGAAATTGTCTTGCTGGGAAGGACTCCCCACCTCTCTTTTTTACAGAAGGAAAAGGAAAGGGATTATGCCATCGTTCAAGATGCTCTCGTCAAGGTAGATATGCTTGAGAAGAAAACTCGTCTCTATTCTTCCCTGTCGGGGGGAGAGAAACAGCGAGTCTTGTTAGCCCGCGCCTTGGCGCAAGAACCGACTCTCTTGCTCCTGGATGAACCAACCAATCACCTGGATATCAAGTATCAGCTAGACTTGTTGGCCATTGTGAAGAATCTCAAAGTCAATGTTTTAGCTGTCCTACATGATATTCAACTTGCTTGTCGCTATTCGGATTATCTCTATCTGATGAAAGAGGGAGAAATCCTTTACCAAGGGACTCCAAAGGAGACCATCACCCCAGAGTCATTGCAAACTGTATATGGAGTTCAAAGTCAGGTGACTTGGACTGAGGATCAGCAAGCTATGATTCACTATTTATAA
- a CDS encoding ATP-dependent dsDNA exonuclease — translation MKLLHTSDWHVGRTLNGWSLLEEQEWAFQQIVDLAISEQVDGVIIAGDLYDRAVPPVDAIKLFNKTLARLVLEEQIPVYAISGNHDGAERLHFGRDFFQPQGLHLSTRLEEAFEPIELEDCQIFLLPFIDPIDARIYYKDDKDKRIQEIGDALAYILEDMEKAFDPSKSHVLVTHFAVSKKDDKDGKSLRELMFSETSNTVGGLTNVTSDLFKAFDYVALGHIHTRFASPTKRVQYSGSPVAFNVKEAKRKEEKGVYIVELDATGNLSQTFHSLEVKRPIVTLQEPFEILMSPEFYREQPCQKVWFAFDIQLSSRKELEGINVRARLEEIYGKDIVEITFSRLGDVSKETLTVDQHLKDLEMQSPQEIVSDFYQTVTGGDVLSERQKALVESIFEEIGRSQQ, via the coding sequence ATGAAGTTATTACATACGTCAGATTGGCATGTAGGTCGAACGCTCAATGGTTGGTCTTTGTTAGAAGAGCAGGAGTGGGCCTTTCAACAGATTGTGGATTTAGCTATTTCTGAACAGGTGGATGGGGTTATTATTGCTGGTGACCTCTATGACCGTGCGGTTCCACCTGTGGATGCAATCAAGCTTTTTAATAAGACTTTGGCACGTTTGGTCTTGGAGGAGCAGATTCCTGTCTATGCCATTAGTGGTAATCACGATGGGGCTGAACGCTTGCATTTTGGGCGAGACTTTTTTCAACCTCAGGGTCTTCATTTAAGCACACGTTTGGAGGAAGCTTTTGAACCTATTGAGTTGGAGGATTGCCAGATTTTCTTGCTGCCCTTTATCGACCCTATTGATGCTCGTATTTACTATAAGGACGATAAGGATAAGAGGATTCAGGAAATTGGAGATGCCTTGGCCTATATTCTTGAGGATATGGAAAAAGCTTTTGATCCTAGCAAGTCCCATGTTTTAGTGACGCATTTTGCGGTTTCTAAAAAAGATGACAAGGACGGTAAAAGTCTACGGGAACTGATGTTTTCTGAAACGAGCAATACGGTGGGCGGTCTTACCAATGTGACCAGCGACCTTTTCAAGGCATTTGATTATGTGGCTTTGGGGCATATCCATACGCGCTTTGCCAGTCCGACAAAGCGCGTGCAATATTCAGGCAGTCCAGTCGCTTTTAATGTCAAAGAAGCTAAACGTAAGGAAGAAAAGGGTGTTTATATTGTTGAATTGGATGCGACTGGTAATTTGTCTCAGACCTTCCATTCTTTAGAGGTCAAACGGCCAATCGTGACCCTTCAGGAACCTTTTGAAATCTTGATGTCACCTGAATTTTATAGGGAACAGCCTTGTCAAAAGGTTTGGTTTGCCTTTGATATTCAATTATCCAGTCGTAAGGAATTAGAGGGTATCAACGTGCGTGCCCGTCTGGAAGAAATTTATGGGAAAGATATTGTAGAAATTACTTTCAGTCGTCTGGGTGATGTCAGTAAGGAAACATTAACTGTTGATCAGCACCTAAAAGATTTGGAAATGCAGTCGCCACAGGAAATTGTTTCTGATTTCTACCAGACAGTGACTGGGGGCGATGTCTTGTCTGAGAGACAAAAGGCCCTTGTGGAAAGTATTTTTGAGGAGATTGGAAGGAGCCAACAATGA